In the genome of Bacteroidales bacterium, one region contains:
- the lpxD gene encoding UDP-3-O-(3-hydroxymyristoyl)glucosamine N-acyltransferase, which produces MEFSAEQIANLLKGKVVGQPGIKVNNISKIEEGKKGSLAFLANPKYTPYIYTTKASIVLVNKDFNPEKEVKTTMIFVDNAYEAFASLLEVYQNYKTNKSGISKSAEIEKSAEIGKDVYLGANIYIGKNSIIGNNTKIYPNSYIGDNVIIGSNTIIFAGTNIYSESVIGNNCTFHSGTVIGSDGFGFAPQTETEFKKVPQIGNVIIEDNVEIGANTTIDRATIGSTIIRKGVKLDNLVQIAHNVEIGKNTVIASQTGVSGSTKIGKNCMIGGQVGFAGHLVIGNNVKIGAQSGVHKNIKDGAIMQGTPVLAYRNWYKAAAIIKQLPELKQQVDKNTKNLNK; this is translated from the coding sequence ATGGAGTTTTCAGCTGAACAAATAGCCAATTTATTAAAAGGCAAGGTTGTAGGACAACCCGGCATTAAAGTAAACAACATTTCAAAAATTGAAGAAGGAAAAAAAGGATCTCTGGCATTTTTAGCAAATCCAAAATACACACCTTATATTTATACAACAAAAGCATCAATTGTACTTGTAAATAAAGATTTTAATCCTGAAAAAGAAGTTAAAACAACAATGATATTCGTAGATAACGCCTATGAAGCATTTGCTTCATTATTAGAAGTTTATCAAAATTACAAAACCAATAAGTCCGGAATTTCGAAAAGTGCTGAAATCGAAAAAAGTGCTGAAATCGGCAAAGATGTCTATTTAGGAGCAAACATTTACATAGGCAAAAATTCAATTATCGGCAATAACACAAAAATTTATCCCAATTCTTATATAGGAGATAATGTTATCATAGGAAGCAATACTATAATCTTTGCAGGAACAAATATATATTCCGAAAGCGTAATAGGAAACAATTGTACATTTCATTCAGGTACAGTTATCGGTAGTGACGGTTTCGGGTTTGCCCCTCAAACAGAAACAGAATTTAAAAAAGTTCCTCAAATAGGGAATGTTATTATTGAAGATAATGTTGAGATAGGTGCAAATACTACCATAGACAGAGCTACAATCGGATCTACAATAATAAGAAAAGGAGTGAAGCTGGATAATTTAGTTCAAATTGCTCACAATGTAGAAATCGGGAAAAACACAGTAATCGCCTCACAAACAGGAGTTTCGGGATCAACGAAAATCGGAAAAAATTGCATGATCGGCGGACAAGTCGGATTTGCCGGACACTTGGTTATAGGAAATAATGTTAAAATAGGAGCTCAATCCGGTGTTCACAAAAACATTAAAGACGGAGCAATTATGCAGGGAACACCTGTTTTAGCTTACAGAAACTGGTACAAAGCAGCAGCAATCATAAAACAATTACCCGAATTAAAACAGCAAGTAGATAAAAACACCAAAAATTTGAATAAGTAA
- a CDS encoding HD domain-containing protein: MRNKLKIINDPVYGFINIPSELIFDIIQHPYFQRLKRLKQLGLSYYVYPGATHTRFEHVLGVMHLISIALRELEKKGQNISEEEKEAVLIAGLMHDIGHGPFSHTLEGSFIKGVNHEKLTLLFMEEINKQLKNKLSLGIKVFKNEYKKKFLHSLIASQLDMDRLDYLKRDSFYSGVTEGVIGSDRIIKMLKVVNDELAVEEKGIYSVEQFIVARRIMYWQVYLHKTVIAAEEMLKRAIIKAKQEYYKKGVFTTPALEYFFKTDFSNINNDSGKMSATLNNFAMLDDSDIIVSLKGWINHTDTTLSILSKGVINRDLFEIEISYKKFGSDKIKRIKEKIKSKYNVKDEDTDFLVFTDIIKNKAYSTENDVQINILLNSGEISDIAKASDLSNINALSKTVEKYYLCYPKDLI, encoded by the coding sequence ATGAGAAATAAATTAAAAATAATAAACGACCCCGTTTACGGCTTTATCAATATTCCGTCTGAATTAATTTTTGACATTATCCAACATCCTTATTTCCAAAGATTAAAGAGGCTTAAACAGTTGGGTTTATCATATTATGTTTATCCCGGGGCAACCCACACCAGATTTGAACATGTATTAGGGGTTATGCACCTAATAAGCATTGCATTAAGAGAACTTGAAAAAAAAGGACAAAATATTTCGGAAGAAGAAAAAGAAGCTGTTCTTATTGCAGGGTTGATGCACGATATCGGTCACGGCCCTTTTTCTCATACACTTGAAGGCTCTTTTATTAAAGGAGTAAACCACGAAAAGTTAACTCTCCTTTTTATGGAAGAAATAAACAAGCAACTAAAAAATAAATTATCTCTCGGTATAAAAGTATTTAAGAATGAATATAAAAAGAAATTTCTTCACAGTTTAATAGCAAGCCAGCTTGACATGGACAGATTAGACTATTTAAAAAGAGACAGTTTTTATTCCGGAGTTACAGAAGGTGTAATAGGTTCTGACAGAATTATTAAAATGTTAAAAGTGGTTAATGATGAACTTGCTGTTGAAGAAAAAGGAATATATTCGGTTGAGCAATTTATTGTTGCTCGAAGAATAATGTACTGGCAAGTGTATCTTCATAAAACAGTAATTGCTGCGGAAGAAATGCTGAAAAGAGCAATAATAAAAGCAAAGCAAGAATATTATAAAAAAGGAGTATTTACTACACCTGCTTTAGAGTACTTTTTCAAAACAGACTTTTCAAACATAAATAATGATTCGGGTAAAATGTCCGCAACTCTAAATAATTTTGCTATGCTTGACGATTCAGACATAATTGTTTCTTTAAAAGGATGGATAAATCATACGGATACAACATTGTCAATATTGAGCAAAGGAGTTATAAACAGAGATTTGTTCGAAATTGAAATCAGTTATAAAAAATTCGGTTCTGATAAAATTAAACGAATAAAAGAAAAAATTAAGTCAAAATACAATGTAAAAGATGAAGATACAGATTTCTTAGTATTCACAGACATTATAAAAAACAAAGCATACAGCACTGAAAATGATGTACAAATTAACATCTTATTAAATTCAGGGGAAATTTCGGATATTGCAAAAGCCTCTGACCTGTCAAATATAAATGCCTTATCAAAAACTGTTGAAAAATATTACTTGTGTTATCCGAAAGATTTAATCTGA
- a CDS encoding LytTR family DNA-binding domain-containing protein translates to MKTKCIIVDDEPLAIKVIKNHLQSFKDIEIVAECSNAIETDKILREKNVDLIFLDIEMPKVSGFDFLKSLKQQPKVIIITAYRDYALKGYEYDIVDYLLKPVSFDRFYKAINKYYKQQKGLEIQIFDEGGKTGKQFVYFNEDKTIHKIFLDEILYLESFREYIKVHTLEKSVMTKLPISKIEEKLKDHEFIRIHKSFVVSVAKVKSFNSRIININNTELPIGRTYKDMVMKTLKYDPELL, encoded by the coding sequence ATGAAAACAAAGTGTATAATAGTAGATGATGAACCGTTAGCAATAAAAGTAATAAAAAACCATCTGCAAAGTTTTAAAGATATTGAAATTGTTGCAGAATGCAGTAATGCTATCGAAACAGATAAAATACTTCGCGAAAAAAATGTTGATTTGATTTTTTTGGATATTGAAATGCCGAAAGTATCAGGCTTCGATTTCCTTAAATCTTTAAAGCAACAACCGAAAGTTATTATTATTACCGCATATCGTGATTATGCCTTAAAAGGATATGAATATGATATTGTTGATTATCTTTTGAAACCCGTTTCTTTCGACCGGTTTTACAAAGCAATTAATAAATATTACAAACAGCAAAAAGGATTAGAAATACAGATATTTGATGAAGGCGGTAAAACGGGAAAACAGTTTGTATATTTTAATGAAGACAAAACAATACATAAAATATTTTTAGATGAAATTTTGTATCTCGAAAGTTTTAGGGAGTATATCAAAGTTCACACACTTGAAAAGTCAGTAATGACAAAACTTCCCATAAGTAAAATTGAAGAAAAACTCAAAGACCATGAATTTATTCGAATTCATAAGTCATTCGTGGTTTCTGTTGCTAAAGTTAAGTCATTCAATTCTCGAATTATAAATATTAATAATACCGAACTTCCCATAGGAAGAACATATAAAGACATGGTTATGAAAACACTTAAGTATGACCCCGAATTACTTTAA
- a CDS encoding flippase-like domain-containing protein gives MNKKLKNILKIIIFFSVGIGIFIWVSKDQDWEKTKIALLKADYTWIVISLILGLLSHLSRAIRWNILIKPLGFKPRTINSFFSVMIMYLSNMAIPRSGEVVRCGVMSKTEKIPFTKLLGTVFIERVIDFIMLFILLAIVLLSQMKVIINLFSNSEFESKIEGILSSVPFLVIFAGFFILIFVLLFVYRTKIKKLKIYKKIRHIFSQFAEGIKTILKMERKFEFIFHSVFIWGMYFLMIYIIFWSFDFTENLTVTAGLTVFVMSAFGMVFPSPGGIGSWHIAVIETLFVFGVSKSDGYVFALATHGSMTIMMIIVGVASIILLPIVNKEKKVSL, from the coding sequence ATGAATAAGAAACTCAAAAATATACTTAAAATAATTATTTTCTTTTCGGTAGGCATCGGTATTTTTATATGGGTGTCAAAAGACCAAGATTGGGAAAAAACAAAAATAGCTTTATTAAAAGCCGACTATACTTGGATTGTTATATCGTTAATTTTAGGTCTTTTAAGTCATTTAAGCCGAGCAATACGCTGGAATATTTTAATTAAACCGCTGGGATTTAAACCGAGAACAATAAACTCATTTTTTTCTGTAATGATAATGTATTTATCAAATATGGCAATTCCTCGCTCCGGAGAAGTTGTAAGATGCGGTGTAATGAGCAAAACAGAAAAAATACCTTTTACAAAATTACTCGGAACTGTTTTTATTGAAAGGGTTATTGATTTTATTATGTTATTTATTTTGTTGGCAATTGTTCTTTTGTCTCAAATGAAAGTAATTATTAATTTATTCAGCAACTCAGAATTCGAATCTAAAATTGAAGGAATATTATCATCCGTTCCTTTTTTAGTGATTTTTGCAGGCTTTTTTATTTTAATTTTTGTTTTGTTGTTTGTTTATCGAACAAAAATTAAAAAATTAAAAATATATAAAAAAATAAGACACATCTTTTCTCAATTTGCCGAAGGCATTAAAACAATATTAAAAATGGAAAGAAAGTTTGAATTTATATTTCATTCTGTTTTTATTTGGGGAATGTATTTTTTAATGATTTACATTATTTTTTGGAGTTTTGATTTTACTGAAAATTTAACTGTAACGGCAGGTTTAACTGTATTTGTAATGTCTGCTTTCGGGATGGTTTTTCCGTCACCCGGAGGAATAGGTTCCTGGCATATTGCAGTAATAGAAACACTTTTTGTTTTTGGTGTCAGCAAATCAGACGGATATGTTTTTGCACTTGCAACTCACGGCTCAATGACAATTATGATGATAATTGTAGGTGTTGCTTCTATTATTTTATTGCCCATTGTTAATAAAGAGAAAAAGGTGTCTTTGTAA
- a CDS encoding DUF4270 domain-containing protein, with the protein MKKIIYFIVAGIFLSVTSCETKTDIGIDVLPEDDILDINIIDTTSIEVYTLLMDSMSTNNVGKLLFGEYIDPVFGYTKAGFVCQYGLVDDPKYTSSYSIDKVVLTLTLDTVTPYYGNISGVHNIKLYRIPVIIYEDSTYFADYDPVDFLDGTIIGQKAVNLDTINRTIDIELTQAFADEFQSVPDDISTNDDFKSFLKGIYVTSEIQDNDGTILKIDLREESVITVYSSLGAVKDTFIVSADLSSNVRFNMFEHDYSTTSFYSQIGDETSLQDSVAYVQAMGGLRTKIIFPFIEQLNELGDIAIYRAQLVINTAPSSLTSEPDYPVIKDMMLAGYDPENEYYLLPEYTSATGGYIGVAVNENSYSFEIGGYIRDILDGKIENNGLLLFAYSGSSNFERSVITTGNHSDRMKLYITFSKL; encoded by the coding sequence ATGAAAAAAATCATATATTTTATTGTAGCAGGAATTTTTTTGTCTGTTACATCATGTGAAACAAAAACAGATATCGGGATTGATGTTTTACCCGAAGATGACATTCTTGATATAAATATTATTGATACTACTTCAATAGAAGTATATACTCTCTTAATGGATTCAATGTCAACAAATAATGTTGGCAAACTTCTTTTCGGGGAGTATATAGATCCTGTTTTCGGTTATACTAAAGCCGGCTTTGTTTGTCAATACGGATTGGTTGATGACCCGAAGTACACTTCAAGTTATTCAATAGATAAAGTTGTTTTGACATTAACATTAGATACCGTTACACCTTATTACGGAAACATTTCCGGAGTACATAATATTAAATTGTACAGAATACCGGTTATTATTTATGAAGATTCAACATACTTTGCTGATTATGACCCTGTTGATTTCTTAGACGGAACAATAATAGGACAAAAAGCTGTAAACCTTGACACAATAAATCGTACAATTGATATTGAATTAACCCAAGCTTTTGCTGATGAGTTTCAATCTGTGCCTGACGATATTTCTACAAATGATGATTTTAAGAGTTTTTTAAAAGGAATATATGTTACTTCTGAAATTCAGGATAATGACGGAACAATTTTAAAAATTGATTTAAGGGAAGAGTCTGTTATAACTGTTTATTCAAGCCTTGGGGCAGTAAAAGACACATTTATTGTTTCTGCTGATTTAAGTTCAAATGTAAGATTTAATATGTTTGAGCATGATTATAGCACTACAAGTTTTTATAGTCAAATAGGAGATGAAACTTCTTTGCAAGATTCTGTTGCCTATGTTCAAGCAATGGGCGGTTTAAGAACAAAGATTATATTTCCCTTTATTGAACAATTGAATGAATTAGGAGATATAGCAATTTACCGAGCACAACTTGTAATTAATACCGCACCTTCTTCATTAACAAGCGAGCCGGATTATCCTGTAATAAAAGATATGATGTTGGCGGGATACGATCCTGAGAATGAATATTATTTATTGCCGGAATATACATCTGCAACCGGTGGGTATATAGGTGTAGCTGTAAATGAAAACTCTTACAGTTTTGAAATAGGAGGATATATTAGAGATATATTAGACGGGAAAATTGAAAACAACGGATTATTACTTTTTGCCTACTCCGGAAGTTCTAACTTTGAACGTTCTGTTATAACAACCGGAAATCATTCAGACAGGATGAAACTATACATTACTTTTTCCAAACTTTAA
- the panC gene encoding pantoate--beta-alanine ligase has protein sequence MFKARTVKELNKVLKELKSNEKQIGFVPTMGALHHGHLSLIKCSKENNDITIASIFVNPTQFNNKNDLKKYPREEQQDIIKLEQAGCDIVFIPSTEEMYPGKKEKKYDFNGLDKVMEGKYREGHFNGVAQIVSKLFKIVKPDNSYFGQKDFQQVAIINYLNENYLQHLNINVISCNIIREEDGLAMSSRNKLLSPDHRNAAPLIQNVLLKYKKQHQKHSVSELVRLIEEEINSNTLLKVEYIDIVDNKTLKTVNKIKEGETTACIAVFAGEVRLIDNISF, from the coding sequence ATGTTCAAAGCAAGAACTGTAAAGGAGTTAAACAAAGTACTCAAAGAACTGAAAAGCAATGAAAAACAAATCGGTTTTGTTCCTACAATGGGTGCATTACACCACGGACATCTTTCTCTTATAAAATGTTCAAAAGAAAATAATGATATTACAATAGCCAGCATATTTGTTAATCCGACTCAGTTTAACAATAAAAATGATTTAAAAAAATATCCGAGAGAGGAGCAACAAGACATTATAAAATTAGAACAAGCGGGATGCGATATTGTTTTTATTCCTTCGACAGAAGAAATGTATCCCGGTAAAAAAGAAAAAAAATATGACTTTAACGGCTTAGATAAGGTTATGGAAGGAAAATACAGAGAAGGACATTTTAACGGTGTAGCGCAAATTGTTTCTAAACTTTTTAAAATTGTTAAACCTGACAATTCATATTTCGGACAAAAAGATTTCCAACAAGTTGCAATAATAAACTATTTAAACGAAAATTATTTGCAACATTTAAATATCAATGTAATATCTTGCAATATTATAAGGGAAGAAGACGGTTTAGCCATGAGCTCCAGAAACAAACTTTTAAGTCCTGACCACAGAAATGCAGCACCTCTAATCCAAAATGTTCTGTTAAAGTATAAAAAGCAACATCAAAAACACTCAGTAAGTGAATTAGTGAGGCTTATTGAGGAGGAGATAAACAGCAACACCCTTTTAAAAGTTGAATATATTGATATTGTTGATAATAAAACATTGAAAACTGTAAATAAAATTAAAGAAGGCGAAACAACAGCGTGCATTGCAGTATTTGCAGGAGAAGTTCGTTTAATTGACAATATATCTTTTTGA
- the glmS gene encoding glutamine--fructose-6-phosphate transaminase (isomerizing) yields the protein MCGIVGYIGDRDAYPILINGLKRLEYRGYDSAGVAIVGSSTKIYKKKGKVQDLVDMVQDNDATGTIGIGHTRWATHGEPNDANAHPHTSQNGKFTVIHNGIIENYSRIKRRLEDRGYSFVSKTDTEVLANLIEYIYIKAKGSIDAEQAVRLALSKVIGAYGIVIIAKDEPDKLIAARKGSPLVIGIGDGEYFIASDATPIIEYTDSVIYLNNDNVAVIKKNELTLKTIDNDKLEPLIQKLTMDIGSIEKNGYEHFMLKEIFEQPKSILDTFRGRVAADFSEIRLGGLHEVMPKLEKAKRIIIIACGTSWHAGLVAEYLFETFARIPVEVEYGSEFRYRKPIIFEEDVVIAISQSGETADTLAAINIAKEAGATVLGICNVVGSSIPRETHAGVYTHAGPEIGVASTKAFTAQVTVLTMMAMILGKANNSLSETENLELIKELTDVPGKVEEILKSDKLIKEIAELYKDASNFLYLGRGFLFPVALEGALKLKEISYIHAEGYPAAEMKHGPIALIDENMPVVVIATQDNSYDKIVSNIQEVKARNGKVIAVVTEGDKVIRGMADHVIEVPKSHEAISALLTVVPLQLLSYHIAVMRGCNVDQPRNLAKSVTVE from the coding sequence ATGTGCGGAATTGTCGGTTATATCGGAGATAGAGATGCTTACCCAATATTAATTAACGGTTTAAAAAGATTAGAATACAGAGGTTACGATTCTGCAGGAGTTGCAATTGTCGGGAGTTCTACAAAGATTTATAAGAAAAAAGGTAAAGTTCAGGATCTTGTTGATATGGTTCAAGACAATGATGCAACAGGAACAATAGGTATAGGGCATACTCGCTGGGCAACCCACGGTGAACCTAATGATGCGAATGCACATCCGCATACTTCTCAAAACGGAAAATTTACAGTTATTCATAACGGAATTATTGAAAATTATTCTCGGATAAAAAGAAGACTTGAAGACAGGGGTTACAGCTTTGTCAGCAAGACAGATACAGAAGTTTTAGCAAACCTAATAGAATATATATATATAAAAGCAAAAGGAAGTATTGATGCCGAACAAGCCGTAAGACTTGCCCTATCAAAAGTTATAGGAGCATACGGCATTGTAATTATTGCAAAAGATGAACCGGATAAACTAATTGCAGCCAGAAAGGGCAGCCCTTTGGTTATAGGAATAGGAGACGGTGAATATTTTATTGCATCAGATGCAACACCTATTATTGAATATACAGACAGCGTTATTTATTTAAACAATGATAATGTTGCTGTAATTAAAAAAAATGAACTGACTCTAAAAACTATTGATAATGATAAGCTTGAACCCTTAATTCAAAAATTAACAATGGATATAGGTTCAATTGAAAAAAACGGATATGAGCATTTTATGCTTAAAGAAATATTTGAACAACCGAAATCTATTCTTGATACATTCAGAGGACGCGTAGCAGCAGATTTCTCAGAAATAAGGCTGGGAGGGTTGCACGAAGTTATGCCGAAGCTTGAAAAAGCAAAAAGAATAATTATTATTGCTTGCGGAACTTCATGGCACGCAGGATTAGTTGCTGAATATTTGTTTGAAACCTTTGCAAGAATACCTGTTGAAGTTGAATACGGTTCAGAGTTCAGATACAGAAAACCGATAATTTTTGAAGAGGATGTTGTTATTGCAATAAGTCAGAGCGGAGAAACTGCTGACACATTAGCTGCAATAAATATTGCAAAAGAAGCAGGAGCAACTGTATTGGGTATATGTAATGTGGTTGGTTCCAGTATTCCGAGAGAAACTCATGCAGGAGTATATACTCATGCCGGACCGGAAATAGGAGTTGCTTCTACAAAAGCATTTACTGCACAAGTAACTGTTCTTACAATGATGGCTATGATTTTGGGGAAAGCAAACAACAGTCTTTCCGAAACAGAAAATTTAGAGCTGATAAAAGAGCTTACAGATGTTCCCGGTAAAGTTGAGGAAATCTTAAAATCGGATAAGTTAATTAAAGAAATTGCAGAATTATATAAAGATGCAAGCAACTTTTTATACTTGGGAAGAGGTTTCTTATTTCCTGTTGCACTTGAAGGAGCTTTAAAACTTAAAGAAATTTCTTACATTCATGCCGAAGGCTATCCTGCTGCGGAAATGAAACACGGACCAATTGCTTTAATAGATGAAAATATGCCGGTTGTTGTAATTGCAACCCAAGATAATTCTTATGATAAAATTGTAAGTAATATTCAAGAAGTGAAAGCTCGAAACGGAAAAGTAATTGCCGTTGTAACAGAAGGGGATAAAGTTATAAGAGGTATGGCAGACCATGTTATTGAAGTTCCTAAATCTCACGAAGCAATTTCTGCCTTGCTTACTGTTGTCCCTTTACAACTTTTGTCTTATCATATTGCGGTAATGAGAGGTTGCAATGTTGACCAACCCAGAAATTTGGCTAAATCAGTAACTGTTGAATAA
- a CDS encoding glycogen/starch synthase: MENKKILYISQEIMPFLPETEMSYISRYLPQGIQEKGKEVRVFMPRFGTINERRNQLHEVIRLSGMNVIIDDTDHFLIIKVTSIQQARMQVYFIDNEEFFKRKAILTDDEGKLFEDNDERMIFFGRGAIEIIKKLRWTPDIIHCHGWMSALVPLFIKKSYKDDPLFENSKVIYSIYNDAFEGTLSSSVKKKLEYDGIKQSDIKKLSPANYLNLQKMAIDYSDAVIQGNEEIDGNLSKYVKSSKKDFLNYHNKDEYLNAYNDFYNSILS; this comes from the coding sequence ATGGAAAATAAAAAAATTCTATATATTTCTCAGGAGATAATGCCTTTCTTACCCGAGACAGAAATGTCATATATCAGCAGATATTTGCCACAAGGAATTCAAGAAAAAGGAAAGGAAGTAAGAGTATTTATGCCTCGTTTCGGAACAATTAACGAAAGAAGAAACCAGTTGCACGAAGTTATCCGGTTATCAGGAATGAATGTAATAATTGATGATACAGATCATTTTTTAATAATCAAAGTAACTTCGATTCAACAAGCAAGGATGCAAGTTTATTTTATTGACAATGAAGAGTTTTTCAAAAGAAAGGCAATTCTTACGGATGATGAAGGAAAGTTGTTTGAGGATAATGATGAACGAATGATTTTTTTCGGAAGAGGTGCGATTGAGATTATTAAAAAGTTAAGATGGACTCCCGATATTATTCATTGTCACGGATGGATGTCGGCACTTGTACCCTTATTCATAAAGAAATCATATAAAGACGATCCTCTTTTTGAAAACTCAAAAGTAATTTATTCAATTTATAATGATGCATTTGAAGGTACCCTCAGCAGTTCTGTTAAAAAGAAATTAGAGTATGACGGTATTAAACAATCTGATATTAAAAAGTTATCACCGGCAAATTATTTAAATCTTCAAAAAATGGCAATAGATTATTCAGATGCTGTTATTCAAGGAAACGAAGAGATTGACGGTAATTTATCAAAATATGTTAAATCTTCAAAGAAAGATTTCTTAAATTACCACAACAAAGATGAATACTTGAATGCTTATAATGATTTTTATAACTCCATATTAAGTTAA
- a CDS encoding aromatic amino acid ammonia-lyase, protein MSYIITGANLTIEDVVNVARNNQKVELHPDALERIKVCRAMIEKKIEAGEIMYGVNTGIGEFSETILNDEQVKEFQKYLIYNHAAGIGDPMPIEYVRGAMLGRINVHAHGNSGIRPEITQTLVELLNKGVTPYVCQKGSVGASGDLAPMSQIALLMLGEGEAYYKGELMSGKEAMDKAGIPVPGLKARDGLGTINGSNVLTAMSAIFLYDANNWLKQAEIAAAMSLEALKANMKPYTSRLHEVRGFKGAVRSAKAIKKLVAEGDLVLEKVAHKVQDAYSMRSTPQVIGAAHDAMAYARSQVEIELNGVGDNPIFFPEEDLQISGANFQGTPVSVPMDMAGMCITMISVLSERRMNRLNNPALSVGLPPFLTKGAGMFSGLMLSQYTADMQITEQRILSAPASILSIPAAADQEDFVSMGMNTAIKNFQILDNAYGILGIEFMAAAQALDFREYKFGRGVAKAKEVIRRYVEFLDIDRPLYKDHTNMKELVKSCEILEEVEKEIGSLE, encoded by the coding sequence ATGTCGTATATCATAACAGGAGCAAATTTAACCATAGAAGATGTTGTAAATGTTGCTCGAAATAATCAAAAAGTGGAATTACATCCGGATGCTTTGGAACGAATAAAAGTTTGCAGAGCAATGATTGAAAAAAAGATTGAAGCCGGCGAAATCATGTACGGTGTAAATACCGGAATAGGCGAATTTTCAGAAACTATTCTCAACGATGAACAGGTAAAAGAGTTTCAAAAGTATTTAATTTATAATCATGCAGCGGGTATCGGTGACCCTATGCCTATAGAGTATGTAAGAGGTGCAATGCTGGGAAGAATAAATGTTCATGCACACGGTAATTCAGGTATTCGCCCTGAAATAACTCAAACTTTGGTAGAATTATTGAATAAAGGTGTAACTCCTTATGTTTGTCAAAAAGGTTCAGTTGGTGCATCGGGTGATTTGGCTCCGATGTCGCAAATTGCTTTATTGATGTTGGGCGAAGGAGAAGCTTATTATAAAGGTGAGTTAATGTCCGGAAAAGAAGCAATGGATAAAGCAGGAATACCTGTTCCGGGACTAAAAGCCAGAGACGGACTGGGAACAATTAACGGTTCAAATGTTTTAACCGCCATGAGTGCAATCTTTTTATATGATGCAAATAACTGGTTAAAACAAGCCGAAATTGCAGCAGCTATGTCGTTGGAAGCTCTTAAAGCAAATATGAAACCTTATACATCCAGGTTACATGAAGTGAGAGGTTTTAAAGGTGCCGTAAGAAGTGCAAAAGCAATTAAAAAGTTAGTTGCAGAAGGTGACTTAGTTTTGGAAAAAGTAGCCCATAAAGTGCAAGATGCATATTCCATGCGTTCAACTCCGCAGGTTATCGGTGCAGCACACGATGCTATGGCTTATGCACGTTCACAAGTTGAAATTGAATTAAACGGAGTAGGAGATAACCCGATTTTCTTTCCGGAAGAAGATTTACAAATATCGGGTGCAAATTTCCAAGGTACGCCGGTTTCTGTTCCTATGGATATGGCAGGCATGTGTATTACAATGATTTCTGTTTTATCTGAAAGACGTATGAATCGATTAAATAATCCTGCTTTAAGTGTTGGCTTACCACCGTTTTTAACAAAAGGTGCAGGTATGTTCTCCGGTTTAATGCTGAGCCAATATACAGCAGATATGCAAATTACGGAGCAAAGAATTTTATCTGCTCCGGCAAGTATCCTTTCGATTCCGGCAGCCGCCGACCAAGAAGATTTTGTATCTATGGGAATGAATACAGCAATTAAAAATTTCCAAATATTGGATAATGCTTACGGTATTCTCGGAATTGAATTTATGGCAGCAGCACAGGCTCTTGATTTCAGAGAATATAAATTCGGCAGAGGAGTTGCAAAAGCTAAGGAGGTTATTCGAAGATATGTTGAGTTTTTAGATATTGACAGACCTTTATATAAAGATCATACAAATATGAAAGAACTTGTAAAATCTTGTGAGATTTTGGAAGAAGTTGAAAAAGAAATCGGTTCTTTGGAATAA